Genomic DNA from Cloeon dipterum chromosome 3, ieCloDipt1.1, whole genome shotgun sequence:
TAAAGGAAAAACATTTGCCACTTTATTAAAACAAGTAATTGAAAAGTTCCTAAAAACTAACCTGCAGCTTCCTTAGATAAAGCTTGGCCTGACGCGTTAGTTCCGGCGTGTCCTTCTTCCATAGAACTAAATGTGAAATTAGCGGGTAGTGAGAGCACCTTGCTCAGTTGTTTGTGACGCCCCAAGTTGTTTTCCTCCTCCTGTTCAATACGAGGTTTTGCATAATTAGAGTTTGATCGcgacaatttttttgcgcTGAATTCCTTACTTGCATGGTTAACCGTAGCGCCTGCTGCAAGGCCTCTGCAGCCTCCGCCTCCTCAGCTTCCTCTTGTTCCGCTTGAAGCTCTCTCTCCAGCTCCACCTCCATGTCAAGCTCATCCTCCATCTATTTAAAGTTACGAAATTTAGTGGAATGTTTGTGGAACAGTGGAAGAGCTCTGGAAAGCGTTGTGATTCGTGAtgcattttaagaaaaactgaGCTGCAAATTGCATAATTGGTAAGCGTAAGATTGAAATTGatgcacaaaatttgcatttgctgATGCTGAAGTGACACGCTGCGTGGGCACAAAAGACTGTAGAAATTTGCAAGTaataaaagagttaaaaagttgattatttttactatctCCAAAGCCTGTGAAAGTGAAAACGGTGAAAAAGCGTTCAAAAGCgattgaaaaatgacaaattgaaGTAGTAAAAGAGTAAGTCGATTGAAGTGCCCAAAGTCTGCCCGAAGTTGCAGTATTGTAAAGGAATATAGCAGAGAGATAGATAAAATGAGAGCTGCACTTTTGAAATGTAACAAACCGTTGGTCACTAATCAAGCAAGTTTACTCTTGGATAATTACATCCCCCAGATCTGTATAAGCATCAGAAAATTCTGAGAGTGAGGGAAAAGGTCCTGTACACAGTCTGAACAGGGAGAATTTGGGCCCCAAATCCTCAGTTCCGTCAATCCAACtacaaattctaatttgtctACTTTCTGATTCACGACAGCTGCGACAAAACTGAAACAACGATGCACAAAAAATCGACGTAATATTTACACAAGACAGTAAGTAACGAGATAGGAAGAAAGAATAGAAAAGTTTGACAAGAGAGGAGATAGCGAGTGTTTACCTTCAGTCCGTGCTGAACATTTTAAGTTCGAGAAAAACACACATGTGTTTTGAATacgtttttcaaaatgtattttgcgGAAATATTGAGAGAACGTTTTATTGTTTCTGACAGTTTCAAGAGGAAGAGATAGATCAGATTCATAGAATAGAAGGACCGCGGTTgccaataattttaagaaattcacAGTATTATAAAGCAAAACACTAACCTGCTTATGCGACTCTTCTAGATGCTTCATAAGGACCGCGACGACGACGTTCACGAGCACAAACTGCGCCATCAGCACGAAGATGACGAAGAAAATTGGCGCAATAACCGTGGAAACGCAGCAGTTGCGTACGCAGTCGGCCGCATCATCACAAGTGTCCCGCAAGGTGTCTTTCATTATGCCATTCCAGTTGTCACCAGTGGCCACTCTGAACAAGGTCAGAAAAGCCATGCCGAAGTTGCTGAAATGCGCGTGCTCGCCTAAGCCCTGACAGGGTATTTCTTCACTGCAttctggaattttaaaattgcgaaataGATAGCTGCGAAAACCGAAAATCAGTCGGGTTACCCAGTCTGCCGAAAAGCTCGACTCCAAGGGCGGCGAATATGAAGAAGAGAAGAAAGAAGAGAAGGCCCAAGTTGCCCACCTGCGGCAGGGCTTGCATCACCGTGTCGAGAAGGGCCCTGATACCTTTGGCCATTTTCAGAAGTTTCAGAACTGTTGGAATTAATGATTTCGAATTTGTCAACTTTTCTACAATGTGAAAAGTTACCCCTGGCTATCCTTAGCACCCTCATTACCCTGATGATGGTAGGGTTGATCGGAATTATTTTTGACTCAACTTCTTCAAGAACGATTCCCACGATGGACAAAATCACTATCACTACGTCCAACTGGTTCCATCTAAAAAAAAGGGCTTggttaaaatcaatataatccACTCTAGACTAGGCACACCTGAACGCGACACACTCCCAACACATATATTGTTCTAAAAGtgattatgcaacctgttcgACACTCGAGTGTTACAGGTTGCATTTATTCTTGTTCTTACAAAAcatgcagcaaaaataaatattgttctcACCCAACTCTAATcgttcttttaaattaataaatttaatttagcaaagaACAATATAGAAAAAGTTTGAGCTgtgatgaaaatatatattttttggtctTGCCTGTCTTTAAAGTATAAGTGCATTCCAAGGGCGAGTAGTTTCATCATGGACTCAAGGATGAAAACCGCTGTGAAAAAgtagttgaaaattttgagcgcGTATGAGAGAGCTTTGGGCATCATGTAGAACTCAAGCGCCATGGTGACCACATTCAATCCGATGACTGCTGCAATGGCCAGGTCAAAGTATTTCGAGGTGACTACGTTGTGGACCAAAAGTCTGGGCCTCGAGTAGGTGGCGTAATAGGGCGGCTCGTGCATCCCTGTTGATCAAATGCCAATATTTTCCCATTTCTGATTAATAAAATCCTCActtcttctctttttctccATCTGCTTGGCCCTTTTGGCTGCCCGCCTTGccttctcttctttttcttgctcttcCCTACAGCGGTGGAAGTTCTCCACCACAACACCGACAAACATGTTGAGTACGAAAAAGCCGACAAGCAACAGGAATGAGATGAAATAAAGCAGGCGCCATTCCGAGAAGTTCTCGATGGGCTGAATTTGTATACATCAGCGGCGTGATTTAAAGCGTAAACAAAATAGTCAAACCTGTTGGTCAACGCCGACTGCGTCGAGGCCGGTGTACATGATGTTGACCCAACCGTCTTTGGATGAGAGCACGAACAATGACATGAGCGCTTTGCCCAGGTCGTCGAAATTGTACTTTCTGTTAACCCACGAGTTTTTCTTGTCGGCCAAACAGTCAGTCTTATTTCTCACATTCTTAATGTCTGGCCCTTCACAGTAGTAAAATGCACCTTTGAATAGCTGGAATTTCAAAGATATTGAAAGTCTGGATTAAAAGGGATTTATCCAGAAATATTTACCTGTACACCTAGGattccaaaaataatgaaaaatgtgcAGCAAATCAGGACAATGTTTCCGATGGGTCTCAATGATGATAACAACGTTTGTACTACAAGTTTGAGGCCCGGCGCTCTGTTGATGACTCTCAGCGGCCTTAAAGATCGAAGTAACCGAAAAACCTGATGGCACATTTAGTTGCAACTTTTCCATTTCACATCGGACCATCGCAATACTCACTCTTAATATTCCAAATATTCTGGGGCTGCTTTCAGAAATCACGGACATAAGCAGATCAACTATGGAGATGAGAACGAGCACGCCATCCATGATGTTCCAGCCTGAAGTGAAGTACGCTTCGCGGCCGTAAAACATACCAGTGGCTATCAcctattaatttcaaatatatttggtTGCGTGAGCGACACGtcacacaaagaaaaaaaactcactttgATCAACATTTCTAGCGCAAAAACGGCGGTAAACACATAGTTTGCAGTGGCAAGAAATATTCTCTCAGTGGAGTCGGGCGGTATATTCGGTCTCTCCATGGCCAGGGTAATGCAGTTGAGGCCGATGAAGAACAGCACCACATTGTCAAACCACCTCCGCTCCACTATCCAGCAACATAACTTGCGAATTTTCCTAAGTAAATTTAAGCAGATTGAGAAAACAGACGTATATATCAGTTTTGCGCCATTACGAGTCGGTCGGCGAGAAAATGTAGAGGGAATAGTCGTCCCTCTCCTTCAGGCATCCCCTCGGCTCGAAGAATTTGAAGATCTTCTTGATGTTGGGCTCTTCCTCCTCTGTCGTGACCTTAACCTGGGGTAGTGGGGATGTGGACAGTTTGTGGCTGTTGTAGGATTTTGACGGGCCGATGGGGTGGTGATGCAGGCAAATGGACGCGTTGCGCGACCTATAGCCACCCACCTGAGGTCCCAAGGAGGGTCGATGGTGCAGCAGGCGCATTGGCACGTGCGCCCCCTCGCAGAGGGAGCTGTGCCGGCCGTGGTGGTAGTGTGCATGGTGTCTTTGCCAGGACGAACCCTGCAATGGGGTAGaattttggattaaattgCGAAAAAACCGTAAAGTATTTAGTAGCCCCCAAAATAGTCacaaattattgataaaataaatttaatataaaaatagatgTAGCCCTTTcagatttcatttttcgtcattaaaaatatcaagctgagataaatgatttttaattttattatttttgcacttaCCTGCAAGAATGGGGAATGCGGAGGAGCTATACTTGGAGATCTTGATGACGGATTAGAGACCGATGGTGGGAGGAGCGTGGAGCACGCTGAAGGGCGTCTCAGGGAACACGTGGACGTGGTGGGTGCCTGCACTGAGAGCAGGTTGTTGCGTGCAGGCGACTGAGTATCATTACGTATCGAGCCGAGGAGACCTCCATTGCAGTGCAAGTGCTGGTCGCCCTCTTGCctacaaattagaattttttagtCTATATATTTCTTTGAAAGCAGCGTTGTCGCACATGGGAGGCACTGCGAGATTATTGTTTTGACGATTTTGTTGGTACGAGTTGTTGTGAGCACCATTGTTGAGTACAAAGTCCTCAGGGACCTCTTCGGCGCCCTGAATCCTCTGCCGTGATCGGAGGGATGGCCTTGATATTCGCCAACCTGCTGTCCTATTCAGTCCAGAgctgagaaaaatcaaacacatattatgataaaaagtcccatttttaaatatacaaaattagtgtgtcataaaatataaaaacaggGAGAacagttattaaaaataaatgctcttCTGAGCATACCTAGGTCTGGAGCCACTTGGTGGAGTTACTGAAAGACTGACTCTTCGTGGTGTGTTAGAGCTGGAGTTTGTCGACCCTGAGGACTCGCGGGACGCGTGTGAGTGACTGGGACCCTGGGCCGGTGGCCTCAACAGGCCTGGAATGCTGCACTGGGATGACTGAAATGAGGGATTCGATTAGTTTTAAAACTCTCTGCATAATTCATACATAAACGGCCCTAAAATACcgaattctatttttaaagcgTCATTATTTAACGCATAATATCTCTTATTGAGGTACATAAATTCCAACATCcaggaaattttcattgtccTTGACACTTAACTAAATCTATGACAGCTATTTTGGGAAGGGGCCCACATTTAGTCTTACAAAATGCAGGCGGTTTTCCCAAAGTCTCTGGATACGCTGCGGAAATTCCCCGGGTAGAATCTTAATTTTAGTGTTCAAAAAGTTCGAAAGTAAAATATACTAACTGATGATCTGTCGATGGAATCAATGGAAAGAGAACTGGCGTATAAACTAATGTTAGGATTGAGCCTGTGCAGGCCAACGGCGCCAGGCTCGAGGGTGGCGTTCGGCGAGTCTTGCGGTGTGGCCGCCGTGTGGGTTATTACGGGCGCCGGCGGCATCGTCGGGGGTGGCGAAAGGCTAATCTGCTGGCCACcctgttgctgctgttgttgcagCATTTGGCTTTCTGTGGacaagaacaaaatattttagcatacaaaattgatttttcaactggttattaaataaacattcacccctgttataaaattaaaaaaaaaacaacaaacctTTTTGGATGTTGCATTTTGGTTCAAACTCAACTTGGGTCCTGACCTTCCACGCGTTTTCTCTCTCCTGCTGTCCAAAGTTGTTCCTCACAGGGTTGTCTGGCTTCATAACGTTTTCCTGCGAAATATTACACACAAGTCAGGACACGAGTAGCACTCCTAGGCAAATCAGGGCTGGAATCATCATTATCTCAAatgctacaaatttttgaacagaCTTAAAGCCAAATGCACTGAAATTTGCTCCAGCTCTGACGTGGTGCTCAAATGCACGCAAATGCCATAGGCAGCACTCTATATGATAAAATAGAATCAAAATATCTAGCTACGATCATGAAAGTCTCCAAGAGAAATACGCCAGACTACCGTGAAGCGAGTCGGGCTGGCTGCGTAACCTACCAGGCAGGAACTGCTGCTGCCAGAGCCCCCTGAGTCCTCAGGGTCGTACtctgcagccgccgctgctgctgctgccgccgcctcctgggccgccgcctcctgcTGCTGAGCCTTGGCAAGCTCTCTTTGCTCTCGCTCGAGTCGCTCATTTCTCTACAAATGCAAGCGTAAAGGATTCAGCCTAGCGTGTGCACATCTCTAAAGCGCCTGATTCCTCAAAAGCATCCAGCATGATTCGAGCAAATGGCGAGATTGATTTAATGGTTAAGTCGGAGCCGCTCCGCTGAGGATTGGTCGTAAACTTTCTCCAGTTAATTTGGTTTCAATCGGTTTGATTTCAAGTGTTTTATTTAGAAGAATTGTGTATGATCATGCGAGAgcgatgaattatttataatcaacTGGTATAAATTGGAATATGCCACCACTTACTCAACAGTACACGTTTTTACTCAATGCTGATGCAAAATGGATGTAGAGCAGTAATACAAAATGTCATATGCAAATGTATGCAGATCGAATTTCGCATAAATAGAGAGAATACAAATGGGCCGACTGGCAAAAATGGTAAACCCAATTCCACTGTAGCGCTCTACGTAAAACAAGGAATAATATTGTGTGTCCTCCAGAAAGAACATAGATGGCTTTTTCATATATTAAAAAGTGGGTGCAGGTTGTGCATGAGGAGAGGAAACCAGTGCAATAGTataaagagaaagagagcgaaagAATGTATATAAGaagttttctaaataaaaatgccgaAGGCGGCAGAGAGAATATTGCAGATGTTGTCGGGGAAATTGCGCGGTGTTTACCTCGGCGGAAAATCCCTCGACCAAGATAGCGACCAGCAGGTTGAAGAGCACGTAGTTGCCAAAGGTCATGAGGGCAACAAAGTAGAGGGCCGCCCAGTGACTGGTCTTCTCCATGCCGTTGAACAAGACCACGTTCCAGTCCTCTTGAGTCAGGATCTGCGCAAGAAAAAAGTCTCACCCCGGGGGCCGGAAAGCTCTCGGCGCGAGTGCCGTTCTAGAACGACTCGGTGGGAAAGTGATTAACAAGTCGCAACTTTTCAAGGCTCTAATTAGTAAAATAGCAAGTTTCGGCAGCGCGTACACTTTGCAAATCTAATTAATTCCGCGATAAGgagagaacgagagagaaTAGTCATGCAGATTTGCTAGAAAGGATACTAAAAACTTTTGGCAAATTTCCTTCGAAACACTGTCTCAGAAACAACTACTACGctgctgcaaaatattttctgctctcCAGTCATCTATTACACGCAACAATGATTACTCTAATTTCGCGAGAGATTATTATGATAATAATAACGAGTCGGCcggattttaattcaattaagccACCGGCGTGCTGCTTCGCAACAAAAGGCGGGCGGGGATTTACTTATGCAACCATTGCGTACGCCCAGTTCAACTTGTTGCATACCTAGCGAGCTGAGGAGCGGAACAGAGAATTACGCTGGCcgattttatctaatttatgGCCTTCTGAGCATGAAGATGGAACGAGCATAAACGCTTGCAGGAGCCAGTCGCTCTGAATGGAAATACGAATCGTACATATACGTAAAAGCGTGCGGTGATTATGCAAATTGGACTCGCGGCAGATTGCTGAGTAATAACCAGAGTTGCGATGCCAGTTCATGtcagattttgaaaagaatttactCAAACTTCCTCCATCAGTTCAAAGTAgatcataattttaaacaaatcaagTTTAAAGTAAGTGTGGAGAACGGTTCTTTCTCGAAATATCAGCTAAATCGCAAGCCTTTGGGCCTTAAAGATTGACTAACACATTCATTTTCCACCGAATACAAATATCCACTCAATTCCATCTTTATGCTGATAAAAAAGTTTAGCTGAATACTTTGCTAGCAGCAAGCAGCGTTTGTATAGATAAACGAGAAAACGTGTAGACACACGAATGTACACAAGAggtgtttttatatttttaaaaattgcagattcaCAAGTGAGCGTGTCGAAGAAACAGTTTAAAGGATAGAGAGTCGGTCTACTTAAATTTAAGGGAGTGTTGAATACTCACCTGGAATACCGTGACTGTCGCCCATAGGATATTGTTAAAATGTTTGCGGTCACAAACACACTTTGGATCATGATTGACGATTTCATGACAAGAGCATTCCCTCGTTCCATCATACCACATGCAAAACTTACCGCCAAATAAGTACATTCCCAAAATactgaaacaaaaagcaaaaacaagCGACGTGACCACAGCACCAGAACTTCTATTGGTTAGGAAAACTGAGAGATATACAGCacagatatatttataatatatagtaaatattaaaggtgaatcaaaaattgaatactgTGTGGTTTGACTTTACGTCACACACGAAATACTTTTACACTGCTCAGGGGCGTTTAAGTACAGTAAATTGTCAGTGTCAGGTTTTGGCGGAAAGGGCAACTAGGCCCGCGGACAAGTGCAAAACTGCATTGATTGCGTGAAATTCTAtcgtttgatttttcactGGAGTACAGTGATCGGGCGCTATGTGGGTAGAGAAGGTTTGCTATAGAACACACAGGGagcaatttgaaatatattgtttATACAGAATTTGAAACACACGTATGATATATGTGATTCTAGATTAAAGGAGATtataatatgaatttcaaGTATAAACAAACACAGCATCGTCCGAGAGACGGAAAGATTTGCACAGAATAAGCGGACACAGTAGTAGTGGAGGAGTCACACTGGAATAATATGTGAGATTAAATATACGAATAAATGATAATAGTATAAAAACAGAGAGTTTTTGTCGACTGTATATAATACGTTTATATTTATAGTATGGTAATTGGTAATTGGACAGACACAGTGTATTATGTGGTTAATTTGTCGCATTGTTTGTTAAGTAGACACGAGGATCAGCACAAAGGTTCAAATGATTACACTCTTTCTACTGCCTTTTCAGATTCAACGGTTTCAACTAGAAGCTGCGATGCGCACTAAAGTaccaagagagagagagagagctcaaTGAGACAGAGGAAGACTGATGCAGTGCGAGTTTTTTTTAGCATATTATCATTATATTTGATGTATGCGGTCGCCGTGATGGATGGTTTATTCCAAGACTACAGGATGACGGATTTTATGCGTGTATTTACAGCAGGCGCGATGATGATCCTAGTCTGaagttgatcgataaaattCCGATTAGATTTCCACACTTGGATGGAATGAATTATCGCTCGATGAACAGTAAAGTAGCAGTTAGCAGGAATTTTCAAGGAAGAGCTGTCTGTTTGTGTACGCAAGGATGTataatatctaaaaatataatgtgtCTATTCAAACCTACTACTGCTAAACAATGTAGAGCAGAGGTGACAAATATGTTGTGTTTGAGCAGGCAAATCGGGTGCAGTTaattgaagaggaaaataCACGTCTCGCGTGACTTCTGTTAACTCTTTTCGCAAATGATGCTCATATATGGTCTTTTCGTCACATGCAAATTCGAGTGATATGCAAATAAGAGTTTGAAACTGGTGCAATCCCGCCGTCACGCGAGCGAACAGTAGTTTAACACACACTGGGGAAGAGGGTAGACGTTGCACGTACATAATAATTGTGGGTTGCGAATTTCAAGCAgctgaatttgaattatttttcaattagaaaTGGCACTTGCATGAAGTACATCGATTGCGGACGGTTATTTTTCAACGGCCTTTCATAAAACAACTTGAATGATTTCAAGCACTTTTTTTAGCCGTTGctaacttttaaattcataatctCATGCAATGAAGGAGTTTACTAGCATgagtttttcacttttcattcGATTCAtacttgtttttaaatctcagCAAACcattcatgaaaaattcacaacCCTCATAAAACAGAATTGAAGTCTAATGACTAGTAGAAAAACGGAATTGACTTAAATATGCAATTAATTGACTCACATTAGGAATTTCGCACACACGCGCACCCCCTAGGGTGAttagtatttaaaattgcaaaaatattatagaaaAGCACGAGGGGGAATGAGAGAAAATCAGAAGCTGCGAAGTAATGAAAAACAGAGAAAGAAAGGGGAATGTACAAACAGAGTGGAAATGGGGAACTAACTCACGCtagagggaaaattttaattcatttcaaatgtgTGCAAACGAAGTGAGCAGCATAAAATGTAAATGGAAAAGTGCACACAGAGTAAAAGCTGCAAAGTAAAGAGATGTGTGTGGAGTTTcagaaattgtttgaaaatgtaGCTGCAGGCAGACATTCGTGACTCGCGTGTTTTTTGAGCCACCGAGGAGGCACATGCACTCTCCTGCCATTCGAAAGGTTTCAAAGGCGACAGGTGAGCAGAGTGTGTTCCAAAACGATGTAAAATATcaatagagagagagaaagagaggtaATATATACAAAACGAGTACGATCGACTAAGAACTGCTGTGAGATAGACTGTATTCATCAGCAAAAAAATCGAGTCAGCAATACGCAGCATAaaagtgtttattttacaGGTGCATGGCATGTCATCAATTAGAGTCTAAAGACAGGTGAGATATGAATGGTAATCGGATCTCAGCATTTGATGTAATGAGCAGAGAGACATTCTGGTACGTGTCAAAAAACTGCAGAAGCAAAAAACGTGGCATACTGTACCTTTTTGGTTCGTGAGGGGGACGTACCTCAAATCGGTCGCTCTCGTTCTTTCTTAGTTAAGTTAGTGACGAACGGAacggaaaaataatatgaacaaATGCGTTTCGCAAAcaggagaaaaatatatagaagACTGCTCGAGTATTTATAagtatgaaatatatattatgcacaaaatatatatgttcggattggtttgaaaaaaatgatgagtGAATTGTTAGAGAGATGAGTGAGAGCGGATTCAATACCTGGAATACAGTCACAATGGCCCACAGCAGGGAGTCAAAATTTTTCCTGTCACAACTGACAGATCCGTCGTCGGCTTTATTGCAGAACTTACAACCAAATAGGTTCATCCCCAGTATactaaagaggaaaaaataaaaaagaagtcACATGATgtataaaatgttgaaaagtATAGTTGggaaataaacataaaatgtatatttcttATTCAGTACGGTGAGAGAGACATTTTTGTTCGTTATATGTGCCACTTGCGAGAATGCATAATATGATATGGGATGGTTACTCCTCTATAAAGCTGCTGATGTTTTGAGAGAGATAGTTTCATAAACTTTTCCAGAAAGAGCATAATGTGCTTTTTCAGACATGCTGTCCTGAACAAACTCGCTATT
This window encodes:
- the LOC135940378 gene encoding voltage-dependent T-type calcium channel subunit alpha-1G-like isoform X9; this encodes MVRQGTTSFGGEQVNGGAGADSESDVPMSDFEDDDDDDDDDEDDDEEDLPYPGFIPLALGCLDQQTRPRNWCLRMITNPWFERVSMMIILLNCVTLGMYRPCIDDDCTTSRCKILQIFDDFIFAFFAIEMSIKMLAMGVYGKGTYLADTWNRLDFFIVMAGALEYCLNVENMNLSAIRTIRVLRPLRAINRIPSMRILVMLLLDTLPMLGNVLLLCFFVFFIFGIVGVQLWEGILRQRCFLKQLPNISYPQPLSSYYRYLEQDRDYICSKPEDNGMHTCSNLPPYRHNGIECNGTALPFSSNIPTNASCVNWNQYYTECKSQGNNPFQGAISFDNIGLAWVAIFLVISLEGWTDIMYYVQDAHSFWDWIYFVLLIVIGSFFMINLCLVVIATQFSETKKREMERMRLERARFHSSSTLASTQNSEPTTCYAELVRYTAHLWRRAKRRIINRYRLYQCRKQQRNNTHPPLSFQPCARHSEFVCRHGMSRKSQAGPGPPPPRVLEHEEAGRGPPVCPVGPRPPDEPELNSPPSIHAPRASPEVSDIDPLSSPRNKQSGPSGGLLRVPSFNGAWEGEGGGNGGGLLSPGNGNARRRSSVMFSDVVLLHDDQGSSNSAPGVTKNVCSSEKMTQAGDGHIHSWRGGRGLSAQSSFDAGGAAYQLDLHRQSTISAPAPMTCQELLALSGALSAALPTQLALDSRHVHSFFSSLSKGDRRHVSAPADLQNDQMEWDSDVDECGDCTSECEAEWYAHEQSCCYQQALRPPAQKSCCSRCLGSVRRMIKALVEHKYFQQGILLAILVNTLSMGIEYHNQPEELTVIVEYSNVVFSGIFAVEMLLKITAEGPFAYISNGFNVFDGIIVVLSVVELCQTFLGSREGSSGLSVLRTFRLLRILKLVRFMPNLRRQLFVMLRTMDNVAVFFALLILFIFIFSILGMNLFGCKFCNKADDGSVSCDRKNFDSLLWAIVTVFQILTQEDWNVVLFNGMEKTSHWAALYFVALMTFGNYVLFNLLVAILVEGFSAERNERLEREQRELAKAQQQEAAAQEAAAAAAAAAAEYDPEDSGGSGSSSSCLENVMKPDNPVRNNFGQQERENAWKVRTQVEFEPKCNIQKESQMLQQQQQQGGQQISLSPPPTMPPAPVITHTAATPQDSPNATLEPGAVGLHRLNPNISLYASSLSIDSIDRSSRIQRLWENRLHFSSQCSIPGLLRPPAQGPSHSHASRESSGSTNSSSNTPRRVSLSVTPPSGSRPSSGLNRTAGWRISRPSLRSRQRIQGAEEVPEDFVLNNGAHNNSYQQNRQNNNLAVPPMQEGDQHLHCNGGLLGSIRNDTQSPARNNLLSVQAPTTSTCSLRRPSACSTLLPPSVSNPSSRSPSIAPPHSPFLQGSSWQRHHAHYHHGRHSSLCEGAHVPMRLLHHRPSLGPQVGGYRSRNASICLHHHPIGPSKSYNSHKLSTSPLPQVKVTTEEEEPNIKKIFKFFEPRGCLKERDDYSLYIFSPTDSKIRKLCCWIVERRWFDNVVLFFIGLNCITLAMERPNIPPDSTERIFLATANYVFTAVFALEMLIKVIATGMFYGREAYFTSGWNIMDGVLVLISIVDLLMSVISESSPRIFGILRVFRLLRSLRPLRVINRAPGLKLVVQTLLSSLRPIGNIVLICCTFFIIFGILGVQLFKGAFYYCEGPDIKNVRNKTDCLADKKNSWVNRKYNFDDLGKALMSLFVLSSKDGWVNIMYTGLDAVGVDQQPIENFSEWRLLYFISFLLLVGFFVLNMFVGVVVENFHRCREEQEKEEKARRAAKRAKQMEKKRRRMHEPPYYATYSRPRLLVHNVVTSKYFDLAIAAVIGLNVVTMALEFYMMPKALSYALKIFNYFFTAVFILESMMKLLALGMHLYFKDRWNQLDVVIVILSIVGIVLEEVESKIIPINPTIIRVMRVLRIARVLKLLKMAKGIRALLDTVMQALPQVGNLGLLFFLLFFIFAALGVELFGRLECSEEIPCQGLGEHAHFSNFGMAFLTLFRVATGDNWNGIMKDTLRDTCDDAADCVRNCCVSTVIAPIFFVIFVLMAQFVLVNVVVAVLMKHLEESHKQMEDELDMEVELERELQAEQEEAEEAEAAEALQQALRLTMQEEENNLGRHKQLSKVLSLPANFTFSSMEEGHAGTNASGQALSKEAADAPSGPQGISQPLRPTHLTPLRRRVPPAYPANNCPKAMLCRRSGSEPSIAAASGGGAGGRAAERKMLRRPGSSGSLHSLVLPRDTSSGLSPECVAPGKTMVPPPYQTPSSEQAPPLGVTTPTFSFSYSDSCSETVSSSESITSPSEL